A single Acropora palmata chromosome 5, jaAcrPala1.3, whole genome shotgun sequence DNA region contains:
- the LOC141882243 gene encoding uncharacterized protein LOC141882243, translating to MADVNRRWEIVKQNNRCRKCLRAHHMNIRKKPDGTTCNKCTRCHHCSLHNNATSMRESKHDPENASASFTSQDACNYNIQGKRHVLTICPVQMVKIKDKDGNYIEVLAMLDSGSNTSFIWKNVAKKLGICGYKTYLTINLAGGQKKSEESELIDLAVSFTLEQSVQKSMQAYAINKPCSSPKTVSRTALESYPHLKPI from the coding sequence ATGGCAGATGTAAACCGAAGATGGGAAAtcgtaaaacaaaacaatcgtTGCAGGAAATGCCTAAGAGCTCATCACATGAACATTCGCAAAAAACCTGATGGCACTACTTGCAACAAATGCACTCGATGCCATCACTGTTCCTTACATAACAACGCCACGTCAATGAGAGAATCCAAACACGATCCTGAAAACGCGTCAGCTTCATTCACAAGCCAAGACGCTTGTAATTACAATATACAAGGGAAAAGACACGTTCTCACTATTTGCCCCGTCCAAATGgtgaaaataaaagacaaagacGGAAATTACATTGAAGTATTAGCTATGCTCGATAGTGGCTCAAACACAAGTTTCATCTGGAAGAATGTTGCAAAGAAACTTGGGATCTGTGGTTACAAAACATATCTCACGATAAACCTCGCGGGAGGTCAGAAGAAGTCTGAGGAATCTGAGCTGATTGATCTAGCTGTTTCCTTCACTCTGGAACAAAGCGTTCAGAAATCTATGCAAGCTTATGCCATTAACAAGCCATGCAGTTCACCAAAAACGGTTTCCAGAACGGCATTAGAAAGTTACCCTCATTTAAAACCAATCTAA